In one Candidatus Pelagibacter sp. HTCC7211 genomic region, the following are encoded:
- a CDS encoding TRAP transporter large permease has product MLISLTNPEVAILMMGIFLFAVLLGFPIAFTLMAMGIGFGYYAYYDATMMEHIFDNRIFQLFVQNTYTVMDNNVLTAVPLFLFMGYLVERAGIVAKLFFAIRLAAHRLPASMAVAALITCTLFSTATGIIGAVVTLMGLLAWPAMVKAGYDKKFASGIICAGGCLGILIPPSIMLIVYSVIAQLSPLRLFAAAIFPGLMLAGLYIAYAVTRAWLNPSLAPRPPAEDIPPRSEILKEVLVSFVPLFGLIMLVLGTILAGIATPAEAAAAGAFGAILLSWFYKTLKWQNFKESVFLTAKTTAMIMWLFIGSWTFSSVFSYLGGHEVFEHFFTSINITTWQFLVITQIIIFLLGWPLEWTEILIIFVPIFLPLLEVFNVNPYFFAMLIALNLQTSFLTPPMAMSAYYLKGVQKTNVELMEIFRGIMPFLGIVIFAMFLMYMFPGIALWLPETLFAD; this is encoded by the coding sequence ATGTTAATTAGTCTAACCAATCCAGAAGTAGCAATTTTAATGATGGGAATATTCCTGTTTGCTGTGCTTTTAGGATTCCCGATTGCTTTTACTTTAATGGCAATGGGAATTGGTTTTGGTTATTACGCTTATTACGATGCTACCATGATGGAGCACATATTTGATAATAGAATTTTCCAATTATTTGTTCAAAACACTTACACGGTAATGGATAACAACGTGCTCACAGCGGTACCTCTATTTTTATTTATGGGTTATCTTGTTGAAAGAGCCGGAATAGTTGCAAAATTATTCTTTGCAATAAGATTAGCAGCTCACAGACTTCCAGCATCAATGGCAGTTGCTGCATTAATTACGTGTACATTATTTTCAACAGCAACAGGAATTATTGGCGCGGTAGTTACCTTAATGGGGCTACTTGCATGGCCAGCAATGGTTAAAGCTGGTTATGATAAAAAGTTTGCTTCAGGAATAATTTGTGCTGGTGGATGTTTAGGCATCTTAATTCCACCGAGTATTATGTTAATTGTTTATTCAGTAATCGCACAATTATCTCCATTAAGATTATTTGCTGCAGCAATTTTTCCAGGCCTTATGTTGGCAGGTCTTTATATAGCTTATGCTGTTACAAGGGCATGGTTAAATCCATCACTAGCTCCTAGGCCGCCTGCAGAAGATATTCCACCAAGATCAGAAATTTTGAAGGAAGTATTAGTTTCATTTGTTCCATTATTTGGGTTAATAATGTTGGTTTTAGGTACTATTTTAGCTGGAATTGCTACACCTGCAGAAGCAGCAGCAGCAGGGGCTTTTGGCGCAATACTTTTGTCTTGGTTTTATAAAACACTTAAGTGGCAAAATTTTAAAGAGTCAGTTTTTTTAACTGCTAAAACTACCGCAATGATTATGTGGTTATTTATTGGATCTTGGACATTCTCATCTGTGTTTTCTTATTTAGGTGGTCACGAAGTATTTGAACATTTTTTTACTTCAATTAATATTACAACTTGGCAATTTTTGGTTATCACTCAAATAATAATTTTTCTTTTAGGTTGGCCACTAGAATGGACTGAGATTTTAATTATCTTTGTTCCAATATTTTTACCTCTATTAGAAGTATTTAATGTAAATCCATATTTTTTCGCAATGTTAATTGCTCTAAATTTACAGACATCTTTTTTAACTCCACCGATGGCTATGTCAGCCTATTACTTAAAAGGTGTGCAAAAAACTAATGTTGAGTTGATGGAAATATTTAGAGGAATTATGCCATTTTTAGGAATTGTAATTTTTGCAATGTTTTTAATGTATATGTTTCCAGGTATAGCTTTATGGCTACCAGAAACATTATTTGCTGATTAA
- a CDS encoding amidase translates to MTDIFSLKVEEIVSKIKDAQLTSVEICEKYIERINKFEKDVKAWVYFDKKLLLEKAQEADDHRRAGKPTGPLHGIPIALKDIIGTIDMPTECGTPIRKGKSYSQNAEIIDLLLSAGAIVMGKTATSELAFLGPSKTTNPHDYTRTPGGSSSGSAASVASFMAPLSIGSQTGGSVIRPASYCGVVGYKPTYGLISRNGVLKTSEKLDHIGVFGRSVEDVALLAKVLIKKDNQDKATIHYSSEDMLIETKKGPLFEPKFIFYKTDNWKLIEKKSRDAFEYFIKSFKKNIEVFDTPSYFKDIHKYHQIIHETDLANNFGLYYKKYKKKLSKYMQDAIVKGNKHSAKDYAEAIDFMKRSYDSYEEVFEDYHGVLTPSSPGVAPKGLKSTGTAEFNKVWSYLGTPCISLPLLQGENNMPLGVQLVGARYDDHRFLGVANWLEKECNK, encoded by the coding sequence ATGACAGACATATTTTCGTTAAAAGTTGAAGAAATTGTATCTAAGATTAAAGATGCTCAACTTACTTCTGTAGAAATTTGTGAAAAGTATATTGAAAGAATAAATAAGTTTGAAAAAGATGTAAAAGCTTGGGTTTACTTCGATAAAAAGCTTTTATTAGAAAAAGCACAAGAGGCAGACGATCATAGAAGAGCTGGAAAACCAACAGGTCCATTGCATGGAATACCTATAGCTCTAAAAGATATAATCGGCACAATAGATATGCCAACAGAGTGTGGTACACCAATTAGAAAAGGTAAATCTTATTCTCAAAATGCTGAAATAATAGATTTACTTTTATCAGCGGGGGCAATTGTTATGGGTAAAACAGCAACGTCAGAGCTTGCTTTTTTAGGCCCTTCAAAAACTACCAATCCTCATGATTACACTAGAACTCCCGGAGGTTCATCGAGTGGATCTGCAGCTTCTGTTGCATCTTTTATGGCACCATTATCAATTGGTTCTCAAACTGGAGGCTCAGTTATTAGACCTGCATCTTATTGTGGCGTTGTTGGATATAAACCAACATATGGATTAATTTCTAGAAATGGTGTTTTAAAAACGTCTGAAAAATTAGATCACATAGGAGTTTTTGGAAGATCAGTAGAAGATGTTGCCTTGCTTGCAAAAGTTCTAATCAAAAAAGATAATCAGGATAAAGCCACAATTCATTATTCAAGTGAAGATATGTTGATTGAAACTAAAAAAGGACCATTGTTTGAACCAAAATTTATTTTTTATAAAACTGATAATTGGAAGTTGATAGAAAAAAAATCTAGAGACGCTTTTGAATATTTCATAAAATCATTTAAAAAGAATATAGAAGTTTTTGATACACCATCTTATTTTAAAGATATCCATAAATATCATCAAATAATTCATGAAACGGATTTAGCAAATAATTTTGGTCTCTATTATAAAAAATATAAAAAAAAATTATCTAAGTATATGCAGGATGCAATTGTAAAAGGAAATAAACATTCCGCTAAAGATTATGCTGAAGCAATAGATTTTATGAAAAGAAGCTACGATTCTTATGAAGAAGTATTCGAAGATTATCACGGTGTTTTAACACCTTCTAGTCCAGGTGTTGCCCCAAAAGGTTTAAAAAGTACTGGCACGGCAGAATTTAATAAGGTTTGGTCGTATCTTGGCACTCCTTGTATTTCTTTACCACTGCTTCAAGGCGAAAATAATATGCCTTTAGGAGTACAACTTGTTGGAGCCCGTTACGATGATCATAGATTTTTAGGTGTTGCTAATTGGCTAGAAAAGGAATGTAATAAATAA
- a CDS encoding DMT family transporter codes for MLNKKNNFLAFSLLLIQPIFMASNLIVARGGVEYVPPISLAFWRWAVVVLILLPFTFSLLINNFKIIKKEFKKLFFLGSMGCGVCGAFPFLAGETTTVTNMGIIYTSSPIFIILISAIFFNEKINFMKIIGLISCLIGVFAIIIKGDLNLLLNLNFTIGDLWMLAAAIGWALYSIYLFYWKSELPIFQRFTLVAFFGAISLLPFYIIEEVVVQRTSFNLQFFLWVVFAAISPGIIAFTLYTQAQKSLGASLTGFTLYVFTIYAAIYGFIFFDEKLETFHYIGTVLVFIGVYLAKKNYETKT; via the coding sequence TTGCTTAATAAAAAAAATAATTTTTTAGCTTTTTCACTTTTACTTATTCAACCTATATTTATGGCATCTAATTTAATAGTTGCTAGAGGAGGAGTTGAATATGTGCCTCCTATCTCATTAGCTTTCTGGAGGTGGGCTGTCGTTGTTTTAATACTTCTGCCTTTTACTTTTTCACTTCTGATAAATAATTTTAAGATAATTAAAAAAGAATTTAAAAAATTATTCTTCTTAGGTTCTATGGGTTGTGGTGTGTGTGGTGCATTTCCATTTTTAGCAGGAGAAACAACAACAGTTACAAACATGGGAATTATTTATACCTCTTCACCTATATTCATCATTTTAATTTCAGCAATATTTTTTAATGAAAAAATTAATTTTATGAAAATTATTGGATTGATATCATGTTTGATAGGTGTTTTTGCAATCATTATAAAAGGTGACTTAAATTTATTATTAAATCTGAATTTTACTATTGGTGATTTATGGATGTTGGCTGCTGCTATTGGTTGGGCTCTTTATTCAATATATCTATTTTACTGGAAATCAGAGCTACCGATATTTCAAAGATTTACATTAGTGGCTTTTTTTGGAGCAATTAGTTTGCTTCCTTTTTACATAATTGAAGAAGTAGTTGTTCAGAGAACTTCATTTAATTTACAGTTTTTTTTATGGGTTGTTTTTGCAGCAATATCTCCGGGAATAATTGCTTTTACTCTTTATACTCAAGCACAAAAAAGTCTCGGAGCATCATTAACCGGTTTCACCCTTTACGTTTTTACAATTTACGCTGCAATTTATGGTTTTATATTTTTTGATGAAAAACTAGAAACCTTTCATTATATAGGTACAGTATTAGTGTTCATTGGTGTTTATCTAGCTAAAAAAAATTATGAAACTAAAACGTAG
- a CDS encoding alpha/beta hydrolase has translation MYHPQENNYFGDKLEVEIEKVKIKTSDDIDLLGWFHKKDLKNFKTIVYFHGNAGNLKNRIYKLNHFKDMDVNFLIIAWRGFSGNSGKPTEKGLYNDAKSAIIWLKKLGLTEKDIVIYGESLGSGVATEIAQNSNFAGLVLETPFTSMIDAAKNFYPYIPVSLLLKDKYDNQNKIKNINIPVLVMHGEADQIVPFWMGKRIFEIANEPKYSYFTKFDDHMMEYDEKLVLALKVFFKSLN, from the coding sequence ATGTATCACCCCCAAGAAAATAATTATTTTGGCGATAAGTTGGAAGTAGAAATAGAAAAAGTTAAGATCAAAACTTCAGACGATATAGATTTACTAGGTTGGTTTCATAAAAAAGATCTGAAGAACTTTAAAACAATTGTTTATTTTCATGGCAATGCGGGGAATCTTAAAAATAGAATTTATAAATTAAATCATTTTAAAGATATGGATGTTAATTTTTTAATAATAGCCTGGAGAGGTTTTAGTGGTAATTCAGGAAAACCTACTGAAAAAGGGCTTTATAATGATGCTAAAAGTGCAATTATATGGCTTAAGAAATTAGGCTTAACTGAAAAAGATATTGTGATTTATGGAGAGTCACTTGGCTCTGGAGTTGCAACAGAGATAGCTCAAAATAGTAACTTTGCGGGTTTAGTTCTTGAGACACCCTTTACCTCAATGATTGATGCAGCAAAAAATTTTTATCCATATATTCCAGTGTCTCTTTTATTGAAAGATAAATATGATAATCAAAATAAAATTAAAAACATAAATATTCCAGTACTAGTAATGCATGGTGAAGCTGATCAGATAGTACCTTTTTGGATGGGTAAAAGAATTTTTGAAATAGCTAATGAACCTAAATATTCTTATTTCACAAAATTTGATGATCATATGATGGAATATGATGAAAAGCTTGTATTAGCTTTAAAGGTATTTTTTAAGAGTTTAAATTAA
- the ftsY gene encoding signal recognition particle-docking protein FtsY, translating into MGIFDNFKSGFKKSASAFTSGLRDIVVKKEIDDKTLDRIEEYLIQSDVGVVAASEIKEIITDSKIDPNKDIADEIRTILKDYIISLMKPLENNNFFNKKEKISATLISGVNGVGKTTTIGKISKILKANGNKVMLAASDTFRAAAIEQLENWANKVDVEITKSSQGADPASVAFKAIEEAIANNFDQVLIDTAGRLQNKKNLMEEYKKIANVTKKMDPEAPHDVILVLDATSGQNVINQVEEFNKIIPITGLIMTKLDGTAKGGILLAVAKKFKLPIIALGLGEKEDDLQIFEAEKFAEAFTQIT; encoded by the coding sequence ATGGGAATTTTTGATAACTTCAAATCTGGTTTTAAAAAAAGTGCATCAGCTTTTACATCCGGTTTAAGAGATATAGTTGTAAAAAAAGAAATTGATGACAAAACTTTAGATAGAATAGAAGAGTATTTAATTCAATCTGATGTTGGTGTTGTTGCAGCATCCGAAATTAAAGAAATAATTACAGATAGTAAAATTGATCCAAACAAAGATATTGCTGACGAAATTAGGACTATCTTAAAAGATTATATAATTTCATTGATGAAACCTCTTGAAAATAATAATTTTTTTAACAAGAAAGAAAAAATTTCTGCCACATTAATTTCAGGTGTAAATGGCGTAGGAAAAACTACGACTATTGGAAAAATCAGCAAAATATTAAAAGCAAATGGGAATAAAGTTATGCTTGCTGCATCGGATACTTTTAGAGCCGCAGCTATCGAACAATTAGAAAATTGGGCAAACAAAGTAGATGTTGAAATAACAAAATCTTCACAAGGTGCAGACCCTGCTTCAGTTGCTTTTAAAGCTATAGAGGAAGCAATTGCTAATAATTTTGATCAAGTTTTAATTGATACAGCAGGACGATTGCAAAATAAAAAAAATTTAATGGAGGAATATAAAAAAATTGCGAATGTTACAAAAAAAATGGACCCTGAGGCACCTCATGATGTAATTTTAGTTTTAGATGCAACTTCCGGCCAAAATGTGATTAATCAAGTTGAAGAGTTTAATAAAATTATTCCAATTACTGGTCTCATAATGACAAAATTAGATGGCACAGCAAAAGGAGGAATTCTTTTGGCTGTTGCTAAAAAATTTAAACTTCCAATTATAGCTTTAGGTTTAGGAGAAAAAGAAGATGATCTTCAAATTTTCGAGGCTGAAAAATTTGCTGAAGCATTTACACAAATTACTTAA
- the dapF gene encoding diaminopimelate epimerase, with the protein MDIKAFKMDGLGNDFVIIDQRSQNYNLSKDQIIKICGRDFIGCDQLIFIKNSGKKDAELEFYNSDGSISGACGNGTRCVAELLSKESDDKEIILWTSSGTLKSKILGNNLVETEIGVAKTNWDEIPLKKDLNTKNLNIKIISKNNNEHIGGTSINVGNPHVVFFIDDIEDYDLKKIGPEIENHNYFPEKCNVTLAKVINRNLIKVKVWERGAGLTKACGTAACATVVAANINGLTDKQADVEFALGKLTISIDKDNSIHMKGPVSDIKNIEIKI; encoded by the coding sequence ATGGATATTAAAGCTTTTAAAATGGACGGTTTAGGTAATGATTTTGTGATCATAGACCAAAGAAGTCAAAATTATAATCTAAGTAAAGATCAAATAATTAAAATATGTGGTCGAGATTTCATTGGATGTGATCAGTTAATTTTCATTAAAAATAGTGGCAAAAAAGATGCTGAATTAGAATTTTACAATTCAGATGGTAGTATTTCTGGTGCTTGTGGGAATGGCACAAGATGTGTTGCTGAATTGTTGTCAAAAGAAAGCGATGATAAAGAAATTATACTTTGGACATCTTCTGGAACACTTAAATCAAAAATTTTAGGCAATAATTTAGTAGAAACTGAAATTGGTGTTGCAAAAACTAACTGGGATGAAATTCCGCTTAAAAAAGATTTAAACACAAAAAATTTGAATATTAAAATTATTAGTAAAAATAATAATGAGCATATTGGGGGAACTTCAATTAATGTTGGAAACCCTCATGTTGTTTTTTTTATAGATGATATCGAAGATTATGATTTAAAAAAAATTGGTCCTGAAATAGAAAATCACAATTATTTTCCAGAAAAATGTAATGTAACTCTTGCAAAAGTTATTAATAGAAATTTGATTAAAGTGAAAGTTTGGGAGAGAGGAGCAGGACTTACAAAAGCTTGTGGTACTGCAGCGTGTGCTACAGTTGTAGCTGCAAATATAAATGGATTAACAGATAAACAAGCTGATGTTGAATTTGCATTGGGCAAACTAACAATTTCTATTGATAAAGATAATAGTATCCATATGAAAGGGCCAGTCTCAGACATTAAAAATATTGAGATTAAAATTTAA